One window of the Camelina sativa cultivar DH55 chromosome 1, Cs, whole genome shotgun sequence genome contains the following:
- the LOC104782061 gene encoding probable protein phosphatase 2C 43 → MRPSKASVTQTWLLYTQLCLWKDLIIRCVRQFIIKAKSMLLSQNMVSDSSAEISVIDVKSHLSAGKDPSSSSFQIAEIRIHDSVCIEIPGSEETSLFGSVKSCCSAAATIIEEPATEFIPNISSGSYADKGDYREYMEDEHICIDDLSVHLGSSFYRFPVPIAFYGVFDGHGGSEASQYIKENAMSLFYEDSVFRESPSVVDSLFLKELEKSHRKAYRLADLAMEDERIVSSSCGTTALTALVIGRHLMVANAGDCRAVLCRKGKAVDMSFDHKSTFEPERRRVEDMGGYFEGEYLYGDLAVTRALGDWSVKRFSPLGGSFSPLISDPDIQQMILTEEDEFLVMGCDGVWDVMTSQYAVTFVRQGLRRHGDPRRCAMELGREALRLDSSDNVTVVVICLTSSPAPQRRRIRFCVSEEARARLQTMLEG, encoded by the exons atgcgTCCAAGCAAAGCTTCAGTGACCCAAACATGGCTGCTTTACACACAGCTTTGTCTTTGGAAAGATCTCATAATCAGGTGTGTCCGTCAGTTCATTATAAAAGCAAAATCGATGCTTCTGAGTCAAAACATGGTCTCTGATTCTTCAGCTGAGATCAGTGTCATCGACGTCAAGTCTCATCTCTCCGCTGGGAAAGATCCCAGTAGTAGTAGCTTTCAGATTGCCGAAATCAGAATTCATGATTCCGTTTGTATTGAGATTCCTGGCTCTGAAGAAACGTCTCTGTTCGGATCG GTCAAGAGTTGTTGTTCTGCAGCTGCGACGATTATTGAAGAGCCTGCTACTGAGTTTATACCAAATATAAGCTCTGGGAGTTATGCGGATAAGGGTGACTACCGGGAGTACATGGAAGATGAACACATATGCATAGACGACCTTTCAGTTCATCTTGGATCTTCCTTCTATAGATTTCCTGTGCCTATAGCTTTCTACGGTGTGTTTGATGGCCATGGTGGATCTGAGGCATCACAGTATATTAAAGAGAATGCAATGAGTTTGTTCTATGAAGATTCTGTCTTTCGAGAATCTCCTTCGGTTGTGGACTCTCTTTTCTTGAAAGAACTGGAGAAGTCTCATCGGAAAGCTTATAGGCTTGCTGATCTCGCCATGGAAGATGAAAGAATAGTTAGTAGTTCGTGTGGAACAACCGCATTGACCGCTCTTGTAATTGGAAGACATTTAATGGTAGCTAACGCTGGTGATTGCCGTGCAGTGCTATGCAGAAAAGGAAAAGCGGTTGATATGTCATTTGATCACAAATCTACATTTGAGCCAGAACGGAGACGGGTGGAGGATATGGGTGGGTACTTTGAAGGCGAGTATCTCTACGGTGACCTTGCTGTTACAAGAGCTCTTGGAGACTGGTCAGTAAAGAGGTTTTCACCCCTCGGTGGATCTTTCTCACCTCTGATCTCAGACCCGGACATTCAACAGATGATTTTAACAGAGGAAGACGAATTCTTGGTTATGGGATGTGACGGTGTTTGGGATGTGATGACAAGCCAGTATGCTGTTACTTTCGTCAGGCAAGGACTCAGGAGACACGGTGACCCGAGAAGATGCGCTATGGAACTCGGAAGGGAAGCGTTGAGGCTCGACTCATCAGATAACGTTACAGTGGTGGTCATCTGCTTAACATCATCTCCAGCTCCACAGCGGAGAAGAATACGGTTCTGTGTTTCAGAAGAAGCCCGAGCCCGTTTACAGACAATGCTAGAAGGCTAA
- the LOC104782071 gene encoding DNA (cytosine-5)-methyltransferase DRM2-like, whose amino-acid sequence MGDLRRGKGGGGSSNHERNRQTLFPKPETLDFDLSCDTTSYPQQQENAASSSGSQVKSLLTEMGFCPTRVQKAIDENGEDDFELLLEILTKSTVTEHPGPSHHGLMEPKPEPGIEYETDGRRIALLAMKFPENLVDLALDRLGKDAPVDEMVDFIAAAQLAEKFAEESEDSLDGAEINEEDENVDEVTARGPEVPNELLFETMDKTLHLMEMGFSNDEISLAIEKIGTKGRMSDLAESIVTGEFPSGRDRDREDIEKKVSAAAPAVNRTCLSKSWRFIGVAGGSSTGTANIKPDPGIDSYPFPATANAGETSKGKRPKDEDENAYPDECTDYDDRGKRLRTEYMGDSSSFMDTPWMQDESKEDTYEFPRVMQPRLSQSLGPSVAKRPYFFYGNFGELSPSWWSKISSFMFGIHPEHVDTRLCSPLRRTEGYLHNLPIQNRFNILPKPRLTIQDAMPLMKSWWPQWDIRKHLNGGSSTRTKDVTLLCERIGRRIAECRGKPIQQDQTLILRHCHTSNLIWIAPNILSPVEPEHMECIMGYPTNHTNIGGGRLAERLKLFDYCFQTDTLGYHLSVLKAMFPEGLTVLSLFSGIGGAEIALDRLGIHLKGVVSVESCGLSRNILKRWWQTSGQTGELVQIEDIKNLTTNKLENLVQRFEGFDFIICQSPSTPPDLSKETSRREASEFDYSLFNEFVRISKRVRDMMELS is encoded by the exons ATG GGTGATTTGCGTAGGGGAAAAGGTGGTGGAGGTTCGTCTAATCATGAAAGGAATAGGCAGACACTGTTTCCAAAACCAGAGACCTTGGATTTTGACTTGTCCTGCGACACCACCTCTTACCCTCAGCAGCAG GAAAATGCTGCTAGTTCTTCTGGAAGTCAAGTGAAATCATTGCTGACTGAGATGGGATTTTGCCCAACTCGTGTTCAGAAAGCAATTGATGAAAACG GTGAAGAcgattttgaattgttattagaGATTCTCACTAAGAGTACTGTGACAGAACATCCTGGACCCAGCCATCATGGTCTAATGGAACCCAAACCG GAGCCTGGTATTGAATACGAAACCGATGGTCGAAGGATAGCACTACTAGCAATGAAGTTTCCCGAAAATCTAGTTGACCTTGCATTGGATAGGCTTG GTAAAGACGCGCCAGTCGATGAGATGGTGGACTTCATTGCTGCTGCTCAATTAGCTGAAAAGTTTGCGGAGGAATCCGAAGACTCACTTGATGGTGCTGaaataaatgaagaagatgaaaatgtcGATGAAGTTACTGCTCGGGGACCTGAG GTTCCCAATGAACTATTGTTTGAAACAATGGACAAGACTTTGCATTTAATGGAAATGGGATTCTCTAACGATGAAATTTCATTGGCAATTGAGAAGATAG GTACAAAAGGTCGGATGTCTGACCTTGCTGAGTCCATTGTTACTGGTGAATTTCCTAGTGGCCGTGACCGTGACCGTGAAGATATAGAAAAG AAAGTTTCAGCGGCGGCTCCTGCAGTGAATCGTACATGTCTTTCAAAGAGTTGGAGATTTATTGGTGTTGCTGGGGGTTCGTCGACTGGCACTGCTAATATAAAACCAGATCCTGGTATTGACTCTTATCCTTTCCCTGCCACTGCCAATGCGGGAGAGACCTCAAAGGGTAAACGACCAAAAGATGAGGATGAGAATGCCTACCCCGATGAATGCACTGACTACGATGACAGAGGTAAACGGTTAAGAACCGAATATATGGGAGACTCAAGCTCGTTTATGGATACCCCATGGATGCAAGATGAGTCAAAAGAGGACACATATGAATTTCCTAGAGTAATGCAGCCACGTTTGTCTCAGAGTCTTGGCCCAAGTGTAGCCAAACGACCTTATTTCTTCTATGGAAACTTTGGTGAATTATCTCCTAGCTGGTGGTCGAAGATCTCGTCTTTCATGTTTGGAATTCACCCAGAACATGTAGATACTCGGTTGTGTTCACCCCTCCGTAGGACAGAAGGGTACCTGCACAATCTTCCCATTCAAAACCGGTTCAATATCCTCCCAAAACCTCGGTTGACTATACAAGATGCTATGCCACTAATGAAGAGTTGGTGGCCACAATGGGATATCAGAAAGCATCTGAATGGCGGCTCGTCTACTAGGACAAAAGATGTAACTCTTCTCTGTGAACGAATTGGACGCCGTATAGCTGAATGCAGGGGAAAGCCTATTCAACAAGACCAGACTCTAATACTTCGACATTGTCACACCTCAAATCTCATATGGATTGCTCCAAACATCCTCTCACCTGTGGAGCCTGAGCATATGGAGTGCATTATGGGATATCCAACAAACCACACAAACATCGGTGGTGGAAGATTGGCGGAAAGATTAAAGTTGTTTGATTACTGCTTCCAAACAGACACATTGGGCTACCATCTCTCTGTACTCAAGGCTATGTTTCCTGAAGGATTAACAGTTTTATCTCTCTTTAGCGGGATTGGTGGTGCAGAAATTGCGTTGGACCGTCTTGGAATCCATCTAAAAGGCGTAGTCTCGGTAGAGTCTTGTGGATTGAGCCGTAACATACTGAAAAGATGGTGGCAGACTTCGGGACAAACCGGAGAGCTTGTGCAGATTGAAGACATCAAGAACTTAACTACAAACAAGCTAGAGAATTTGGTGCAGAGGTTTGAAGGATTTGACTTTATCATTTGCCAGAGCCCATCAACACCTCCTGATCTCTCTAAAGAAACCTCAAGAAGAGAAGCTTCTGAATTTGATTACTCGTTGTTTAATGAGTTTGTCCGTATCTCGAAACGTGTCAGAGATATGATGGAGTTAAGTTGA
- the LOC104705225 gene encoding putative F-box protein At3g17500, which translates to MLPNLPPELVEEILSRVQATTLTRLRSTCKLWNSLFQDKRFVEKHKHLAKQFGVLMLKDYRVCPMSVGNLHDEINKNVAAPSRELKEGFDLKDSRLKSSDQVDVSEIFQCEGLLLCTTKDNSLVAWNPCTGQTRWIQHSLLNKRKSMFFLGYGNNKSCRNYKILRYWDDGKLCKQVVEFEIYDFSSDSWRVLNDVTCNCIPQLNGMSLKGNTYCFGLYKV; encoded by the coding sequence ATGCTGCCGAATCTTCCCCCGGAATTGGTAGAGGAGATACTCTCTAGAGTTCAGGCAACAACTTTGACTCGGTTAAGATCTACTTGCAAACTATGGAACAGTTTATTCCAAGACAAAAGATTCGTCGAGAAGCACAAGCACTTAGCGAAACAGTTCGGGGTCCTCATGTTGAAGGACTATAGAGTTTGTCCGATGAGTGTAGGCAATCTCCATgatgaaatcaacaaaaacgTTGCTGCTCCATCTAGAGAACTTAAGGAGGGATTTGACCTAAAGGATTCTCGTTTGAAATCATCAGACCAAGTCGATGTATCCGAAATATTTCAGTGCGAGGGTTTATTATTGTGCACCACCAAGGACAATAGTCTCGTGGCTTGGAACCCTTGTACTGGTCAAACCAGGTGGATCCAACACAGTTTACTTAACAAGAGAAAGTCTATGTTTTTCCTTGGATACGGAAACAACAAGTCTTGCCGtaactacaaaatcttgaggtaTTGGGATGATGGCAAGCTATGCAAACAAGTTGTGGAGTTTGAAATTTATGACTTTAGCTCTGATTCATGGAGGGTTCTCAATGACGTCACTTGCAACTGTATCCCGCAACTAAATGGCATGTCTTTGAAGGGAAATActtattgttttggtttgtataaGGTATAA
- the LOC109133068 gene encoding uncharacterized protein LOC109133068: MAPTQSVTKSATKAPTKAPVKRGRKRKMDRNFFQRTEGSTPIKEARRPNPLPPQYNFTPTTDLLHPQTPQEQDHVFPRPSPSGAPQIRNYPPPQTLFQTSVNQQRQTQQPLSSEEVQNNPRQSPADPPLQDAPPSPADNSQAQSRPSSHGNNYHEGSEASNPELQEDTIVTLNALLRVPNREKFTTVLSPTPMPKTTWFTRDEKSRLKTHTWDPLITGTVQQFFELICQRRMKDMICNAKTSGERPKWIRDTIWQTMVDYWETEEAQQRSLTYSKARMSDRGGLGPHVHLSGPKSYQQIHTEMERELGRPVSLGEVFIKTHTKPDGTYVDRKAEQISLNYEKNLQQKLSDLGEHTSQPPELTADDYTNIFIQSTQKDSRGNLYGVGSLKHTLQPLLNGKENQQQESAMFQSLQEQMRETQRQIEEQAAYNSRRDAEVAARDAELAAREALHFQAVAEQKDKLEHLSLVEKYLRNTDPAFIEFMKTQSAEATTEPLSTTLPATAPPSNPVPSPSSNSDAF, encoded by the exons ATGGCTCCAACACAATCTGTAACGAAGTCTGCAACTAAGGCTCCGACCAAAGCTCCAGTTAAGcgaggaagaaagaggaagatggaCCGTAATTTCTTCCAAAGAACCGAAGGGTCGACCCCCATCAAGGAAGCGAGAAGACCAAACCCTCTACCGCCACAATACAACTTTACGCCGACAACAGATTTGCTCCATCCTCAAACACCCCAAGAGCAAGACCACGTTTTCCCGAGACCCTCACCGTCAGGAGCACCACAGATCCGCAACTATCCACCGCCACAGACTCTTTTCCAGACCTCGGTGAACCAACAACGTCAGACTCAACAGCCTCTTTCGTCAGAGGAGGTCCAAAACAATCCGCGACAGTCTCCAGCTGATCCTCCACTACAAGACGCTCCACCGTCTCCAGCTGATAACTCTCAAGCTCAGAGCCGTCCATCATCTCACGGTAACAACTACCATGAAGGCTCTGAGGCTTCAAATCCGGAGCTCCAGGAGGACACGATTGTCACTCTAAATGCCCTGCTTAGAGTTCCAAACCGTGAGAAGTTTACCACCGTCCTCTCCCCCACACCGATGCCAAAGACGACCTG GTTTACTCGTGACGAAAAATCGCGACTG aaaacacacacatggGATCCTTTGATTACTGGGACAGTTCAACAGTTTTTCGAGCTCATCTGCCAACGCCGGATGAAAGACATGATTTGCAATGCCAAGACTAGTGGAGAGCGACCAAAATGGATCAGAGATACTATTTGGCAAACAATGGTTGATTATTGGgagactgaagaagcacaacaaaggagTCTCACCTACTCTAAAGCTCGTATGTCTGATCGTGGTGGTCTTGGTCCTCACGTCCACTTATCAGGGCCAAAGTCTTATCAACAAATCCATACCGAAATG GAAAGGGAATTGGGAAGACCGGTTagtcttggtgaggtttttatTAAGACACATACCAAGCCAGATGGTACTTATGTTGACCGGAAGGCGGAGCAAATCTCTCTCAATTATGAGAAGAACTTGCAGCAGAAGTTGTCCGACCTTGGGGAACATACTTCACAGCCTCCAGAGCTCACAGCAGATGATTACACAAACATCTTTATTCAG tctACTCAGAAAGATTCACGAGGAAACCTGTATGGAGTTGGAAGTCTTAAGCATACTCTTCAACCTCTTCTCAATGGCAAGGAAAACCAACAACAAGAGTCTGCaatgtttcagtcattgcaagaGCAAATGAGGGAAACTCAACGTCAAATCGAAGAGCAGGCTGCTTATAATTCTCGTCGTGATGCAGAGGTTGCTGCTCGTGATGCAGAGCTTGCTGCCCGTGAAGCACTACATTTCCAAGCTGTGGCTGAGCAGAAGGACAAGTTAGAGCATTTGTCCTTAGTCGAGAAGTACCTGCGCAATACTGACCCTGCCTTTATAGAGTTTATGAAGACTCAATCAGCTGAAGCAACCACAGAGCCACTCTCAACCACACTTCCTGCAACAGCTCCACCTTCAAATCCGgttccttctccatcttcaaacAGTGATGCTTTTTAG
- the LOC104782095 gene encoding probable GTP diphosphokinase CRSH, chloroplastic — MSVIRPSPIPIPIPRWRSSQVLHRRLYSVQLIQRRRRRWNPRSEAENTTAVESTARSPEAAGGKMVVELVGAFNEVTERMNSVWLSTSSSSLLFKALKLSIPILQSLPLASDGRSPLSKALSLSIILADLQMDAEVISASILSEVVEAKAISIYEVRDQIGTGTAHLLHEIFRVKNIPFKVDVLDDETAASLRKFYLTYYDIRAVIMYLVSKLDEMRHLEHLPKYRQQILSLEVLKIYSPLAHAVGANHLSLELEDISFRYLFPCSYLYLESWLRSHENGSKPMIHVYKEQLHLSLKADLVLAEMVDDVYVKGRYKSRYSMMKKLLRDGRKPEEVNDVLGLRVILIPNSVANDVELGEKACYRTSEIVRSLWKEIPHRTKDYIARPKENGYRSLHMAVDVSDSDQRRPLMEIQIRTMDMDGSANAGTASHSLYKGGLTDPKEAKRLKAIMMAAADLAAIRLKDLASNKQQSFKTTTNQRDRVFCLLDKNGDGMISIEELMEVMEELGAPGEDAEEMMQLLDSNSDGSLSSDEFDTFQKQVEFMRKWEDRDNEYKSLLDEKLHDLPHQDTTGLIQLYNKELEDRLSTH, encoded by the exons ATGTCTGTAATTCGTCCTTCTCCGATTCCGATTCCGATTCCGAGATGGAGATCTTCTCAGGTACTGCATCGTCGTCTTTATTCAGTTCAATTGATTCAACGACGACGTCGACGGTGGAATCCGAGGTCGGAGGCGGAGAATACTACTGCGGTTGAATCGACGGCTCGGTCACCGGAGGCAGCGGGAGGGAAAATGGTGGTGGAGCTTGTCGGAGCTTTCAACGAAGTGACGGAGAGGATGAATTCGGTTTGGTTGTCTACGTCTTCTTCTAGCTTACTCTTTAAAGCTCTGAAGCTCTCGATTCCGATTCTACAGTCTCTTCCTCTTGCCTCTGATGGTCGCTCTCCCCTTTCTAAGGCTCTCTCACTCTCTATCATCCTCGCAGATCTCCag ATGGATGCAGAAGTTATCTCGGCGAGTATATTGAGTGAGGTGGTTGAGGCGAAAGCGATATCAATATATGAAGTTAGAGACCAGATTGGTACAGGAACTGCTCATCTGCTTCATGAGATCTTCCGTGTGAAGAACATCCCTTTTAAAGTTGATGTATTGGACGATGAAACTGCTGCTTCTCTGAGAAAGTTCTATCTAACCTACTATGATATCAGAGCTGTGATCATGTACCTTGTTTCAAAGCTTGATGAGATGAGGCATTTGGAGCATTTGCCAAAGTACCGTCAGCAGATTCTCTCCCTTGAAGTGTTGAAGATTTATTCTCCTTTAGCTCACGCGGTCGGGGCTAATCACCTGTCTCTTGAGCTTGAGGACATCTCTTTCCGTTATCTTTTCCCGTGTTCGTATCTATATTTAGAGTCGTGGTTAAGAAGTCACGAGAACGGGTCTAAACCAATGATTCATGTGTACAAAGAGCAGCTTCATCTGTCTTTAAAGGCTGATTTGGTTTTGGCTGAAATGGTGGATGATGTGTATGTGAAAGGTCGGTATAAAAGCCGGTACAGCATGATGAAGAAGCTTCTAAGAGATGGGCGTAAACCGGAAGAGGTGAATGATGTGCTTGGTCTACGGGTCATATTGATCCCTAATTCTGTAGCAAACGATGTTGAACTTGGCGAAAAAGCATGTTACCGAACAAGTGAGATTGTCCGGTCTCTATGGAAGGAGATTCCACATAGAACAAAAGACTACATTGCTCGGCCAAAGGAAAATGGGTATAGGAGTCTACATATGGCGGTTGATGTTAGCGACAGCGATCAGAGAAGACCATTGATGGAGATACAAATACGGACAATGGATATGGATGGATCCGCTAATGCTGGAACAGCATCACATTCTTTGTACAAAGGCGGTTTAACCGACCCAAAAGAG GCGAAGAGGCTTAAAGCGATAATGATGGCAGCAGCGGATCTTGCTGCAATTCGTCTCAAAGATCTCGCATCAAATAAACAGCAAAGCTTCAAGACAACAACGAACCAAAGAGACAGAGTGTTCTGCCTTCTAGACAAAAACGGGGACGGAATGATCAGTATAGAGGAACTAATGGAAGTGATGGAGGAGCTTGGAGCTCCAGGTGAAGACGCAGAGGAGATGATGCAGCTTCTTGACTCTAACAGCGATGGATCTCTTAGTTCAGACGAATTCGATACGTTTCAGAAACAA GTTGAGTTCATGCGTAAATGGGAAGATAGAGATAACGAGTACAAGAGTCTTTTAGACGAGAAGCTTCATGATCTCCCACATCAAGATACCACAGGTTTGATTCAGTTATACAACAAAGAGCTTGAGGATCGGCTCTCAACCCATTAA
- the LOC104782104 gene encoding 50S ribosomal protein L3-2, chloroplastic: MAAVPRGLISRINQFLSIRSVTSSPSESLPHCSVFLLRRFSSDAGLVDGGGSDIIGDPTRIIEAKQGEMSKSSKRTGIIAVKCGMTALWNKWGARVPVSILWVDDNIVSQVKTVEKEGIFALQIGCGQKKPKHLSKSVVGHFRAQGVPLKRKLREFPVTEDALLPVGTSLGVRHFVPGQYVDVTGITRGKGFQGCMKRHGFSGMPGSHGASLSHRSGGSTGQRDAPGKVFKGKKMAGRMGADQRTVKNVWVYKIDPARNLIWVRGQVPGAEGNFVFIRDAWYKKPDISKLPFPTYLAPEDEDPSELEPIVADLGELDPYLLAE; encoded by the exons ATGGCGGCCGTACCGAGAGGCCTCATTTCTCGAATCAATCAGTTTCTATCAATCCGGTCTGTGACTTCTTCGCCATCTGAATCTCTACCTCATTGTAGCGTCTTTCTCCTCCGACGATTCAGCTCCGATGCTGGGTTGGTCGACGGCGGTGGATCTGATATTATCGGGGATCCGACCCGAATCATCGAGGCGAAACAAGGTGAGATGTCTAAAAGCTCTAAAAGGACTGGGATCATCGCCGTTAAGTGTGGGATGACTGCGCTCTGGAACAAATGGGGAGCTAGGGTTCCGGTTTCTATTCTTTGGGTTGATGATAACATTGTCTCTCAGGTTAAGACTGTTGAGAAAGAAGGGATTTTTGCGCTACAG ATCGGGTGTGGCCAAAAGAAACCGAAGCATTTGTCCAAGTCTGTGGTGGGACATTTCAGAGCACAAGGTGTGCCGTTAAAGAGGAAGTTGAGGGAGTTTCCTGTGACTGAGGACGCTCTTCTTCCTGTTGGCACTTCACTCGGTGTCCGTCATTTTGTTCCGGGACAGTACGTTGATGTCACTGGGATCACTCGAGGGAAAGGTTTTCAG GGTTGCATGAAAAGACATGGTTTCAGCGGAATGCCGGGATCACATGGTGCTTCATTGTCCCATCGAAGTGGTGGTTCCACAGGGCAAAGAGATGCTCCTGGAAAG GTGTTCAAGGGGAAAAAGATGGCTGGGAGAATGGGTGCAGATCAGAGGACAGTAAAGAACGTTTGGGTTTACAAGATCGATCCTGCGAGGAACCTCATCTGGGTGAGAGGACAA GTTCCTGGCGCAGAAGGAAACTTTGTGTTCATAAGAGATGCGTGGTACAAGAAACCAGACATCTCAAAGCTTCCGTTTCCAACTTACTTAGCTCCAGAAGACGAAGATCCATCAGAATTAGAACCAATTGTTGCTGATCTTGGAGAACTTGACCCATATTTGTTGGCTGAGTGA
- the LOC104782113 gene encoding uncharacterized protein LOC104782113, with amino-acid sequence MNPEQNPRECVVCREAEPSFIHTVSKTGVLRRLCTDCLLKEHRELFCPVCFKVFDNGAAPPTRITCLNCPLSTHRSCSPKPPSSSAAASSSSSAPPPASSFTCPPCSDPNFTFFPKSRVNGDVPVPVPVPETPLSKVSAMALVAAAKISVAIMKDAVVQLKDEAFKKIVAAQAAKLKAKAALENLQDLVIRQKAQQNLTPSKRKADDDR; translated from the coding sequence ATGAATCCAGAACAGAATCCTCGCGAATGCGTAGTATGCCGTGAAGCAGAGCCGTCGTTCATCCACACCGTCAGCAAAACCGGCGTTCTCCGGCGACTCTGCACCGATTGTTTGCTCAAGGAACATCGTGAACTCTTTTGCCCAGTTTGTTTCAAGGTCTTCGACAACGGCGCCGCTCCTCCTACTCGTATCACCTGCCTCAATTGCCCTTTAAGCACCCACCGTTCTTGCTCACCTAAGCCGCCGTCTTCCTCCGCCGcagcatcttcctcctcctccgctccaCCGCCAGCTTCTTCCTTCACATGCCCGCCATGTTCTGACCCCAATTTCACCTTCTTCCCCAAATCTCGTGTCAATGGCGACGTCCCTGTCCCTGTCCCTGTCCCTGAAACGCCTCTCAGTAAGGTTTCGGCCATGGCTCTTGTCGCAGCTGCCAAGATCTCGGTGGCTATTATGAAAGACGCGGTGGTTCAGTTAAAGGATGAAGCTTTTAAGAAGATCGTAGCAGCTCAAGCGGCCAAGCTTAAAGCTAAAGCTGCATTGGAGAATCTTCAGGATCTTGTTATTAGACAAAAGGCTCAACAGAACTTGACCCCTAGCAAGAGAAAGGCCGATGATGACCGCtga